cactgaaaggtcagtcacccggcccagctcattacccaacaccagatgCAGTATGGCCTCTCCGCTCCTAGGctatccacatattgatttaagaaacctttcctagatacacttaacaaattcagccccatctaaaccccttatgCTAAGAAGATCCCAGTTTATATTATGGGTAATATAACCaccagggagggggtacagaagcctgaaggctcacacagcgattcaggaacagcttcttcccctctaccatctgatttctaaaaggtcatggagcccatgaacactacctcatttttaaaatatatttctgtttttacactatttttaatttgactattcaatatatatacttactgtaattgatttatttgccTATTTTTCTccatattatcatgcattgcattgtactgctgcgaccaagttaacaagtttcatggcGTATGcaggtgatgttaaacctgattctgatattaaggaagttgaaatctcccatgacaacaacccctTTAATCTGATTACATTTCTGTTTCTCAATGTCCCGGTGGCTGTCAAGGAGTCGGCATgcttgcacccttcctattcctgagttccaccctAATTAACttagtgtctgacccctccatttcgTCTCCCCCGAGTCCAGCACTGATACTGTCCCTGATTAGTTATGCAACTTCCCCTCCCATCgtttacctgcccctctaccctCTCTAGAACttcaaaaacctggtacattacTCACCTATTCCAGTCCCTCTCTCAAACAGGTTTcaataatggctacaacatcgtagttccatctACAGCACATTTTCATCATCTTCACGTaaaatactcctagcattaaaatatttaACGACGCAAACAAACTTTAAACTACCCGATTATTTCCATTTTACCTTTCATAAccttccctgacatctaccttctggtCCAATCCTTCCCCTGGTCcccagccccctgcaaaactagtttaaaaaaCTTCTGCCGTAAGGGATTGAAATTAAATCAGTGGCCGAACATTGACTCGCTGCCGCCAACTGGTTACTTAGCGTCTCCTAGTGGCCATGGATGGTGTTGCAGGCGATGTCTCGGCAAATCGCCGGCTGAGATTTTACACGAACTGAGGAGAGAATGGGGCAGTGTTGTTTTTGTGTTAGTGTGGAAGTCAGGCGGTTGTTACCCAGTCTCTAACTCTTTCAAATCTTTATTAGAATAGAGTTGGGCTAagaaggttccttaaggttgttatagccagaggtggtattggggataagctcccaatgggtgtgcatctcaaatagcctctgacaaccgtccagctcccggccttcacgtgtggtttgGCTACTAAACCGGCGGAAccgtttctgctgacaggagaaggggcaaaggtgggttactggtgccttaaaaccggtCGCTTTTGGCAAATGGTTGGCAGCTCAGATTGGAGAAGGAAGACCCTGATCTCCGACTCCTGCTGCCTTGCACGCTGCCCACTCATAGAGAAGGCTTCAGGATTAAACTCCCAgggggaaaaatccggagcagACCTGCATTAAGTTCAAAGCCGACCGTCAATTCCTGTGgcaccgctggtgccaaactgtatgggtctctgccgttcctttgggttcatcggctgcgtggagaggggaaacctactgcatgggcaacatcttgctctccatattgtactgccctgggcTGGGTATCAATTGTGGCAGCTAAGACACAAGATCCATGATCAAACTCATCTAACAGAGGCCAACATGAGCTAAGAAAGTCAACACTAGAATCTGGATCGTTTTGGTGCAACCTGACCAGGAACATGGCAGTTTCTCTCGCCACCTGTAAGTAAATATTTAGCCCCAGGATTTTTTGGTGCATGAAAATTGCTTTGTGATACTGGCTTCTCTGATTTGCAAGGATTTTCTCAGTTACTTTATCTGCATGGTCAGGTTTCAGATCAGCCAGGGACTGGGAACCACTTCCCCATTTCAGAAAGTCCCGTGACGTGTCTCAGCAAGTATCTGTGGCCCTTCACTGTAAAATAAACCAACAGTGTGCACGAGTATGAGGGATGCAGATCATCACCCATGTCATTCGAAGGGTGCCAAccacagacagggtaaatgcaagcaggttttttccactgaggttgggtgagactacaactggaggtcatgggttaggggtgaaaggtgaaatggttaagGGGAACATCTTCATTCAGGAggtagtgggagtgtggaacgagctgccagcacaagtggtgaatgcatATTCTATTGctacttttaagagaagtttgtatagcACATGATGggggggatatggtccaggtgcaggtcaatgggactaggcagagtaacagttcagcacaaagtagatgggccaaagggcctttttccttgctgtggtgttctatatctctttgattctatcccaTTGACCTAGTCCACTGTCGCAGGAACTAAATTATTTATCATTTAGGATGCCAAGCAGTGCACAGAAATAGCCTGTGGATTTCTGGTTGCTGTCTCTCAGGAAGACGTGGAGTtttggacagggtgcagaaggggttcaccaggatgctacctgtaTGAGAGGATATCTGCTGTGAGGAGAGGGTGGATAaatgtgggttgttttctctggtgcaTCAGAGGCTGACAGAAGACCTGACTGAGATTCATAGTGTATAACAGAGCTCTCAGCCCCGTTCAGCTCCTCACAGACCCCGAGAGCCGTGGCTTGGGCAGAGGCGAAGGGGAAGAAGGTACGCGTAAAATGCCCTGTCCCACCTGAAGTAGGTGCCAGCAGATCCCTGGAATAGAGTGTTCACTtcaggtcacctcattatagaaaggatgtggaagctttagagatgatGTAGTGGAGACTTAGCAGGAAGCcgccaggattagagagcatgtcttatattccaaaaaagaagaaattttctaatggaaaaaggatgcaactgtggttgacaagagaagtcaaagccaaagttaaagcaaaggagagggcatacaaggaagcaaaaattagtgggaagacagaggattgggaagtttttaaaaccttacaaaaggaaactaagtaggtcattaagagggaaaagattaactatgaagggaagttagcaaataatatcaaagaggatactaaaagctttttcaagtatataaagagtaaaagacaggtgagagtagatataggaccgatagaaaatgatgctggagaaattgtaatgggagataaggagatggtggaggaactgaacgagtattttgcatcagtcttcactgaggaagacatcagcagtataccggacactcaagggtggcagggaagagaagtgtgcgcagtcacaattacgacacagaaagtactcaggaagctgaataggctaaaggtagataaatctcctggaccagatggaatgcagcctcgtgttctgaaggaagtagctgtggagattgcggaggcattagcgatgatcattcaaaagtcaatagattctggcatggttccggaggactggaagattgcaaatgtcactccgctatttaagaagggggcaaggaagcaaaaaggaaattatagacctgttagcttgacgttggtggttgggaagttgttggagtcgattgacaaggatgaggttacagagtacctggaggcatatgacaagataggcagaaccaggcatggattccttaaaggaaaatcctgcctgacaaacctattacaattttttgaggaaattaccagtaggcagtggatgttgtatatttggattttcagaaggcctttgacaatgtgccacacatgaggctacttaacaagataagagcccatggaattacgggaaagttacatatgtggatagagcgttggctgattggcgggaaacagagagtgggaataaagggatcctattctggttggctgccagttatcagtggtgttccacaggggtccgtgttggggccgcttctttttacattgtacatcaacgatttggatcatggaatagatggtgagagcgtggaacagGGGTGTTGGTAAAGCTGAGGGCGTGGAACATGGGTGTTGGTAGCGGTGAGAGCGTGGAACATGGGTGTTGATAGCGGTGAGAGCGTGGAACATGGGTGTTGATAGCGGTGAGAGCGTGGAACATGGGTGTTGGTAGCGGTGAGAGCGTGGAACATGGGTGTTGGTAGAGGTGAGAGCGTGGGACATGGGTGTTGGTAGAGGTGAGAACATGGGTGTTGTAGCAGTGAGAGCGTGGAACATGGGTGTTGGTAGAGGTGAGAGCATGGAACATGGGTATTGGTAGCGGTGAGAGCATGGGACATGGGTGTTGGTAGGAATGAGAGCATGAAACATGGGTGTTGGTAGAGGTGAGAGCATGGAACATGGGTATTGGTAGCGGTGAGAGCGTGGAACATGGGTGTTGGTAGCGGTGAGAGCGTGGAACATGGGTGTTGGTAGCGGTGAGAGCGTGGAACATGGGTGTTGGTAGAGGTGAGAGCATGGAACATGGGTGTTGGTAGCGGTGAGAGCGTGGAACATGGGTATTGGTAGCGGTGAGAGCGTGGAACATGGGTGTTGGTAGAGGTGAGAGCGTGGAACATGGGTGTTGGTAGAGGTGAGAGCGTGGGACATGGGTGTTGGTAGAGGTGAGAACATGGAACATGGGTGTTGGTAGGAATGAGAGCGTGGAACATGGGTGTTGGTAGAGGAGAGAGCGTGAAACATGGGTGTTGGTAGAGATGAGAGCGTGGGACATGGGTGTTGGTAGAGATGAGAGCGTGGAACATGGGTGTTGGTAGATTTGAGAGCGTGGAACATGGGTGTTGGTAGCAGTGAGAGCGTGGAACATGGgtgttggtagcagtggatacattaggaacatttaagacacaggtacacggatgatagaaaaatggagggctatgtaggagggaaatgtTCGGGATTGATGGTGGAGTAGGTTACAaggtcagcacgacattgtgggccgaagggcctgtactgtgttcagtGTTCTGCATATCTCACCCACAAACAACAACCAAGTTTTGTGTTCAGTAAGGAGCTGCCCTTTCAACTCATTAGTCTGTAACTGCTCTAAATATGAAATCAACTGTGGGTATGTGGTTGAACTGCAAGTGTGGTTACACggtttgatgatggatgatgcctgTACGTGGCAGCAGCCGTTTGATCAAAGTTCAGTTACAGAAACAAGAAAGAGTAGCTGACAGTCAGGCAGCAGTTAGTCATCACTGAGAAGTGATGACCTTCACCTCTGTGATGTGTTTCAAACAAAGATCTACAGATCAGAATCAGAGAACTacaaacacacgagattctgcagatactggaaatccagagaacatgcacaaaatgctggaggaactcagcaggccaggcaacatccatggaaatgaataagcagtcaatgtttcaggccgagactcgtcatcaggactggaaaggaagggagaaggtgtcagaatgagaaggtggagaGGAGAAGGATAAACTGGacagtgatgggtgaagccaggtgggcagaggaggggggatgaagtaagaagctgggaggtgataagtggaaaaggtaaagggctgaagaagaagggctctgatgggagaggggagtgaatcataggagaaagggaaggaggagggacactggGAAAGGTGATAGGCAAGGAAGCAGAAGcagtaaggggccagagtggggaatagaagaagggggtgAGTGAACAATGGAGAACCATCTCCCAGTGTGGTAGTGCCCACCCTGGGGAACAATGGTCAAACATCTCCCAGCGTGGTAGTGCCCACCCAGTCTTGAATCTGGTGTCCTTTGTGAACAGCAAGGTTACTTAAGGACACACGAGACGGCAGACGTTGGAACCTGCAGTGCAAAACagactgctggatgaactcagcatctgtggggggaaatggacagtggaCTTTTCAGGTTGAGACCATTCATCTGGGCAGGAATTTTATTTAGTTGTTCGGTGGTTTCCCTCATTAAACACAAACACAATTCCCTGTGAACAGATGAATGAATATGTGGTTCCGGTCTCCAGGTATTTGGCTCTACCTCCACCCCTAGCAGGGCAGTCCACACACCCATGTATCCACTTTAACCCCATGCCCACTTTTGGGTTCAACTTCAGGGCAGTTGGAGACTAGTTTGCTAAAAGGGCAGTTCTTTACTGGAAACAAAACGTGTTTGTTGTTTTtctgtgaattatgtagaacaagaacactacagcacaataaaggcccttctgcccacattgTTGTATCAAtcttttaaccaactctaagatcaatctaacccttccctcccacagtgccctctatttctctatcatccctgtgcctatctaacagtccttaatgtatctgacGCTACGACTACCCCCTTAGTGCCTTCCATacacccagcactctgtgtaaaaacgtacctctgacatcccctctatactttcctccaatcaccttaaaattagtccccctcatattagccatttccatcctgagaaaagatctctggctgtccattcgatctatgcctcttatcattctgTACATCGCTATCCTCCTTCACTGGAAAGAGAAAAGCCCctcgctcaacctgtcctcattgGACATGCAATTGCATCTTGAAGGATGCCTCACCAAATATACACCTAGGCTGATACGTTCCAGCATTCAGCTTGTGGGGAATAAACATGTGACACTAGTCCACGTGGCTTGGTCTTTGATCTAAAAACAGATTTATTGAAAGAAAAAATAAGGACTTAGCAGGACATCAACACAGATATTCCATACAATTGTAGATCTCTTAGCTTGTATACATTTCCCCAGCAGTTAagagacagagggaggtgatgggcaggtgaggagaggggtgagggggaatgagagggaggtgaagagaggggtgagggggaacgagagggaggtgaggagagggggtgggggaacgagagggaggtgagggaggtgaggagagggggtggcggaatgagagggaggtgaggagaggggtgagggggaacgagagggggtgagggaggtgaggagagggggtgggggaatgagagggaggtgaggagagggggtgggggaaacgagagggaggtgaggaggggggtgggggaacgagagggaggtgaggagagggggtgggggaatgagagggaggtgaggagaggggtgagggggaatgagagggaggtgaggagagggggtgggggaacgagagggaggtgaggggggaacaagagggggtgaagggggaaCCAGAACGGGAAAGGGAAAATGAAACTCACTCTCAGCAAGGTTCAGAAACAGCAACGAGATGCTGACctgattataaacacaagaagtttaatgaacacacacaaaatgctggaagatctcagcagttcaggcagcatctgtggagagaagtggacagtcgatgtttcgagccgagacccttcgtcaggacttgtgtTTGTGAAACGGGAGCAGCATCAGTAATGTCCTGAACCTTAACATGCCAACATGGATGCTCGTGTTTTTCATCTCAATACTCTTCCAGTTGAGCTCTCGGTGCGATTTCAGTGAGGCAGaattgtgtgggtgtgtggaggacATTCCTGCAATGAAAGTTATTGTGTCTGCTTAACTCTAAACTTTGGATAGAAATCACCATACAGATCATCTGTAACTCAGCTATAGACAGTCCAAAGCCTGGCTTCGaagggaggagggttgggcacagGGCCAGCAGCCCCATCCCATAAATAGCCAGAGCTACAGGAAGGGCAACAGGAGCTGCACGGACCTCATCCCTGGCAAAGCAAGTGGCTTTGAAGATGGACTGCGCCTGGGGACAACGTAAATGACTGGCCCGGGTCAGAGGTCTCTGGTGAGTTGCTGTCGGCAGCCCCTGGCCCAGTAGGGCTGCTGGGACGGAGAAGAAGTACAGGATGGTGCAGCGACGCATTTCACcgtctgtttcaatgtacacgtgataaatcaATTTGAATCTTGAAGCAGCGCATCACTGGGTGTGGGAGGGAGGTGACCAAAACCCCTGGGGAAAGCCCACACAGTGGGGCATGTTACAGGGGAATTATCCCACCACCTGCTACAAAGAGCAAACTACCCCATGCTATCTCTCATCTTTCTGTTGAAATCTTAGTGAAGGGTTGTCTATCAATGAAGTTCCTGTAAGCTTGCCTCCTTGGTCGCCCCATCACCCTGTTAATGTTGCGGATGGATTTTCTCAATTTGCTCTCTGAGGACTCCTAGAACCCAGCTCGGGGGTAGGgaggagaaattctgcagattggGAGGGGGGGTGTTGTTTATTGATTTGTTTGGTGAAACAGCATGGAGTATACCTTTCCCTCCCTTCAGGCCACACAAccccaacaaccccaatttaacccgaacctaatcacaggacaataaaACTtcccagtatatctttggacgaCGGGAGGAACCCAGAACACCCGTGGAAAACCTTTGCAGAGACCCCTCACAGACGGTGCCACAGTTGAAATATGAACtctgccccaagctgtaatagcattgcgctaccGTGGCGAGTTAGAAGATGAAATTAGTGACTTGATCCAAATTTTCAGGCATTAGAGGGAAGTGAAAGTTTTGAGAGAGATTGTGGTTGCTAAGAAACCccagggaaggggaagaaagtCTTTGAATTCACAGGTTTTGCACGTGGactcaggaaagggaagttggtCCTCACGCAGCGATGAGCAGAGGAAAGGGTGAACACTTTCAACTGCCTGAGAgtgaacatctctgaagatctattctgggcctaACATAATAACCACAAAATcagaaatttcatggcatatgtcaatgacaataaacctgattacaGTTCTGAAGTTCAGAGAGACTTCTACACATAATAAATGAGGGAATCTGGAACTCACATGTACTGGGTCAAGGGTTAAATCTGAGATCGATTGATTGATTGTTTAATTCATtgatttagaggtacagcacagaatagaccccTACGGCCCTTggagccacactgcccaacaactCCCAGTTTAACGTGAGCCTAAtcgtggaacaatttacaatgatcaattaactcaCAAACCGTGTGTGTTGGAGTGTGAGATGAaatcaaagcacccagaggaaacgcacgtGTTCACAGGAAGGAATGTACAACAttacttacagaggatgctgggattgaactccaaactctgacgccctgagctgtaatggaaTCATGACAACGCTACGCTACCGCCACACACCGCGTGTACACTAGTTATAGACAGCTGGTCAGGTTTGGGGATTTGGGCAAAGCTGACATAATGGGGGTCGGGTATGATCTCGAGGAACAGTAGGAACGGTCCGAAGAGTCAGGATCAACCATCAATACAACCACCTAATATAAAGTCCCAATCCCAGCTGATATTCTTTACAGACACAGCGTGACCTCCTTTCCTGATTTCTGAATCATCTAATTTCAGTCCCTGGTTTTGGTAAAATGGAGGTTTGCTTGAGGGCGTGATGATATCATTGTTCCAGTGCCCATCACAGTCACTCTGttattgctgaccctctggcacGGTGCTGGCGAGGGTCGGCCTGATGAGCCCTGAGCTGTGACATTGGTAAAGTGGAATCCTGCAACTCCAGTTCATTGCTTCAGTGGGGAGCTGTGTCGCCTCAGACCGCTGGGTTGCCTGTCGCTCTGCAGTGCTCGCTGGATATCGCCCTCCCCTGCTCGCTCAGAGTCGCTCTCcgatgttcactcagtgctgccctgctGGAAGGACAAGCTAGACCAGGACAACATCCACGCACCATCAGTCTACAGGCCTTGCCACTCGGGGACTTGGGCTAGattattttttgtgactgtatgttttctgttgctgtaaccatatgtgctgtgtgctgttcgtagtgtgttttgcaccttggcctggaCGAAGGCTGTTTcctttggctatattcatgtatggctgaatgataattaaacttgaacgtgAACTTAACTGCTCCTTTCTCTGTTGCTCCCGCGCTTTACGAAGGATTTAGAGAGGAGGAAGTAGAGGATGGGGTCCAAGCAACTGCTGAGGGAGACAAGCCAGAGGGTGACAAGTTTGATGTGGTGCGTCTGCAGCAGCCAAGCGCAGCCGCTGCCGTTTAACCGGTGGAGGCCAGCGACGATCTGGTAGACATGGTAGGGCAGGTGGCAAATCACGAAGCCCATCATGGCCCCAACGATGATGAGCTGCGCCCGGATGTGGATGAGCCGGCTGCGTTGGCTGCCGCTCTTCCTCCTCATGCTGCACAGCTCCACTGCGATGGAGGCGTACGAGAAGGCGAACATGGCCAGTAGCACCAGGAAGATCACCGCCACCATCACGAAGGCGTTAGCCGACAGCCTCTTGCCGTACTGCAGCTGGATGTTGTAGCAGGCAGCACCGGTCACCAGCCTCACTTCCCTGAAGAAGTAGTTGATGTTGAGGAAAATGATGGGGATGATGGTTAGGGTCCAGGTGAGGACACAGGCCCACTGGGCGAAGCCCGTGTCGTAGAACTTGTTGAGGTATCTGCTGTTGGGCTTGACGATCATGGCGTAGCGGCTGacactgatgaaggcaaggaacATGGTGCTACAGCTGACCGTGTAGTAGAAGGTGGAGTTGATGGCCACCATGGTGACGACACAAATGGACGAGCTCTCTTGCCAGCCATCGCCTCCCAGGAGCAGCGCCACGCGGAGCGGGAGGCTGAAACAGCTGAATAGGTCGGCAGCCGCCAGATTAAACAGGTACACCAGGATGCCGTGCTTTCGGTATTGCCTCAGGAACACCCAGAGTGCCGTGAAGTTAGCAGGCAACCCGATGAGAATGATGATGGAGTATAGCACCGGGAGGATGATCTTCTCGAGCCGGCcagcagtcaggttacagcccTCTGCGTCTGTCCCGTTCAGCGTCCCGGGCGGCGGCGTGCTCCTCGCTGCCATCGAGCTGGAAGGGAACGGCAGAGGAGTTAAAACATCACCTTGCGCCTGCGGACGACACACAAAACCCATCCAATGTATGAGACATGCAAGGGCCCAGCAAGGACAGGGAAGTTGAAGCGAGGGCGTGAGGGAATTGCAGAGGGGGAGCAAGGGAAATGGGGAGGAGGTCAGACATCTAAGTACAAGATGGGAGAAGAGTTTGCCCTtcctaactgactgcatcacggcctggtacggaaacaccaatgcccaggaatggaaaaatctACAGGAAGTGCTGGATACAGCCTAGTGCACCACGagcaaagccctccccgccattgatcacatctacaaggagcactgtcacaggaatccatcatgaaggacccccaccatccaggccatgccctcttctcactaccatcagtgggcaggaagtacaggagccttgggtcccacaccaccagttgccctacaactatcaggctcttgaaccagcatggataacttcactcaccttaactctgaacctgcagactcactttcaaagactctttacaactcatattctcagtattatttgtattttttcaGTTTGTCATCTTTGTACTTTGCCCATTTGTCAgtgtttgtctgtttatgtatagttttccca
This DNA window, taken from Mobula hypostoma chromosome 21, sMobHyp1.1, whole genome shotgun sequence, encodes the following:
- the LOC134360101 gene encoding proteinase-activated receptor 2-like isoform X2; the encoded protein is MAARSTPPPGTLNGTDAEGCNLTAGRLEKIILPVLYSIIILIGLPANFTALWVFLRQYRKHGILVYLFNLAAADLFSCFSLPLRVALLLGGDGWQESSSICVVTMVAINSTFYYTVSCSTMFLAFISVSRYAMIVKPNSRYLNKFYDTGFAQWACVLTWTLTIIPIIFLNINYFFREVRLVTGAACYNIQLQYGKRLSANAFVMVAVIFLVLLAMFAFSYASIAVELCSMRRKSGSQRSRLIHIRAQLIIVGAMMGFVICHLPYHVYQIVAGLHRLNGSGCAWLLQTHHIKLVTLWLVSLSSCLDPILYFLLSKSFVKRGSNRERSS
- the LOC134360101 gene encoding proteinase-activated receptor 2-like isoform X1; its protein translation is MASSSSLGSMAARSTPPPGTLNGTDAEGCNLTAGRLEKIILPVLYSIIILIGLPANFTALWVFLRQYRKHGILVYLFNLAAADLFSCFSLPLRVALLLGGDGWQESSSICVVTMVAINSTFYYTVSCSTMFLAFISVSRYAMIVKPNSRYLNKFYDTGFAQWACVLTWTLTIIPIIFLNINYFFREVRLVTGAACYNIQLQYGKRLSANAFVMVAVIFLVLLAMFAFSYASIAVELCSMRRKSGSQRSRLIHIRAQLIIVGAMMGFVICHLPYHVYQIVAGLHRLNGSGCAWLLQTHHIKLVTLWLVSLSSCLDPILYFLLSKSFVKRGSNRERSS